The nucleotide sequence CCTGAGTCCAAATGGAGAACTAGAACGAGCGTCCTAGAAACATTACAAAAATGGAGTCCTATCCCGATTCTATCCGAAATCGACTCGAATATTGAATCATTTCCCGATTGGGAAAATTCTCTCGAAGACTACCCTTCTTCTTTTCCAGGTTCCGGACAGAATTGGAGAAAACTCTGTTCCGGAATTTCGGAACTTCCTCATGAGATCCGGATCCTTCTCCCCAGAGAAACCAATCTCTTAGATCAAAGATCCTAATTTTAAGTCGAAGATACGACAGTAAGAAGATTCTACTACTTGACATTCCGGGAGAATTCTCCAAAACTCTCTAGTTCCGGGAAACCGGCCACCTTTCGGTCTAGGATTATGAATAAAGGTTATATTATTTGTGTCGATGATGAAGTGTCGGTATTGGAGACTCTCCAGGAACAGCTTCATAACGAGTTCGGAAAAACTCATGAGATCGAAACCGCAAGAAGCGCCGAGGAAGCACTTGCCCTACTGGATGAGATCCAAGGTTCCGGTTATGTGATCGAAGTGATCATTACGGATCAGGTGATGCCCGGTATGAAAGGGGCCGATTTTCTGGAATCGGTCCACAAACGGTCTCCGGATTCGATCAAAATTCTGCTCACCGGTCAGGCCGGTTTGGATTCCGCCATCCACGCGATAAATTTCGGGGGATTGAGCAGATACGTGGAAAAACCCTGGAATATAGAGGATCTAACCAAGGACATCCGATCTTTGATAGAAAAGTTCCGGCAGAACCTGGAGAATCAACATTTAGTCAATGAGCTTAACAGAAGAATTAAGGAACTCGAAGAAGAAAACCGAAAACTGCAGCAAACAGGTGAATAAACAGCTGCAGCATTCCCGCTTTTCCAAAAACAAAAAAGGATTTATTTCGCTTGGAAGCATGTATGCCGTTTTCTTGGTATTTTGCTTTATTACCTTCAGCGAAATTTCTTCCAAAGAAGCCCCACCAAAACCAAAATATACGGAAGAGCAGATCCGTAAAAAGAAGGAAGTTCTCCATAAGATCCTAAAATACGGGACCACAAAAGAAAGAGCAAGCGCTCTCAGAGAACTAGAAGATTTTCCAAAGGAAGAAGCAGGAGAACTGTATGACCAAGTCGGAGTGATCCTTTCCAAGGATCCGGATTGGTCCATGAAGATCTATGCACTTCGGATTTCCGGAATCCTAAAACTCACACAATTCGAAGATAAAATAATCGCATTATTAAAACATGACCAACAAGACGTGCAGAAAGAAGCAGTCTATGTAGTAAAAAAACTCAAATTCGATTCCGGAATTCCTGTTTTGACGGAACTACTCAAAGGCCAGGACTTCACCAAAAATTCGAATTTCCTGATCGCACTCATCGAAACACTGGGAGAATTTCCTCAAGCAAGCGATGCATTCTCCGTGTTAGAAGCAAGATTCCAGGAGAAGTTTAACGATCCTGAAGTAAGAGCGCAAATCGCACTCTATTTCGGAAAAATCAAAAAATCATCGATCGAGAGCGTACTGATCGCAACTGTAAAAGACGAAAAAGAACCGATCACACTTCGCGCCTACTCGGTAAACGCACTCGGAAAGATCAAATCGGAAGCTGCGATCATTCCACTCAGAGAACTATTGGAAAAGATCCGGGCCTTAAAATCCAAGAATGATATCCAGGATTACCAGGCTCTCAAAATACACACGATCACGGCTCTTGTTTCCTTAGGAGATAAGGAAATTATAGAAGAATTATATTCATTTGCAAGAGACGACGATGCAATGGTCCGACTTAGAGCCATCAAACATTTAGCGGAAACGGAAGACCCTGCAGTGATCGAGATTTTAGAATACAAGGCACAAAGAGATCCGAGTGAAAAAGTAAAACGTGCCGCCCAAACCGCTTTAGACCAACTACGCAAAAAATTAGATCCGAATTTTGTTCCTTCCAGCTCTGAGACCAAACCTGCGAAAGATACTAGCACAAGAAAAGTCAGTGGATCCGGTTCTTCCACTAGGAGATCTAGACCGAGTAGCGAAGGCGGAGAAGGTTCCAATCCGGTTCCATTGAGTGGAGAAGGAAGCGGATCTTCTTCCGGGGGAGGATCTTCCGGGTCAGGAGGTTCTTCTGGTGGAGGCAAACCATCCGGTGGAGAATCAGAGGATCTGGAAAACGATTAGTATGAAACGATTCCTTCTCCTATCCGCGATCCTTTGTTTGGTACCAGCATCGGATGGGAGAAGATTGGTTGCGGAACCCGCGGGAAATACCTACCGCGGCACGATCACTCTACAAGAACCAAGAGCGGTTGATATCAAAGAAACCTTAACGGATTCTTCTCCCAATTATCCCGAAACAATCAAACTATATTACCAAGGTTTAAAGGAAAATTACGTAGTCTTTTATGATTGGAACGGACATACATTTTATTATAAATATAGAGATAATAAATTCGATAGAAGATTAAAAAAATATGTTTCTAGGCTGGCGGCCGGAGCCCCCTACGAGGTCACGGGAGAATACCAAGGGGTATTCATATTCGAGAATAAAACCATCCGAAAATTCAAAAAAAAAGGAGAAGATACTCTGGCCGATAAAAAGGAAAAACAATCTATTCCTGTTTTCCAACTAGTCAAATACAGAGAACTGATCTTAGAGGAAATCATCTTTTGAATTGGCTTCCCTTCTCCAAAATCCTTCCGTTCTTATTTATACTCGCAAGCATCTCCGTTGAATCTGTTCCATTAGATCCGGACCAAAAAGTCTATCAACCAGGAGAAACATTCACCGAAGATTTTATCCGGATCGATTTTCCGGAAAAAACACTGCTGCGAACAGAATCCAGAAAACGTTGGAGAGCTGTCCCGCTCAAAGACAGACCCTGGCTGGTCATCTGGAGAAAACTGGACCGAGTCGGGGAAGAAACCCTTGGCACCAAAGCATTGGAAGCGGTATTTCCGAATACAACCCCAGAAAAGTTCAGCATATACAGGACGGAGATCCTACGCTGGTCCAAAGAGGACAATTCAGGTGGAAACCCACTCCAACTCTATTTTTTTCTGCTCCGAAAAGAAGATAAGGCTTACACATTCTATATCGCTTTTTACAAAGAACGCCAAGACCTGAAAGAATGGTTTTCCAATCCAAACCGATATCTAAACCCACAGTAAAATCGACTTGCTAGGAGGCGTGGTCCTCAAAAAATGGAGCCTCCGGGCCTATAGCTCAGTTGGTTAGAGCAGCAGACTCATAATCTGCGGGTCGAAGGTTCAAGTCCTTCTGGGCCCAAAGTTTTCCTATCAATCGTTTATACATCAGATTCAGAATCTCCGGGTTACAGGTTCAAGTCCTTCTGGGCCCAAGAAATAATTCCTTACATTCTAAGATAAAGTTCTAGAAGGACTTGAAGCTTTT is from Leptospira sp. WS58.C1 and encodes:
- a CDS encoding response regulator → MNKGYIICVDDEVSVLETLQEQLHNEFGKTHEIETARSAEEALALLDEIQGSGYVIEVIITDQVMPGMKGADFLESVHKRSPDSIKILLTGQAGLDSAIHAINFGGLSRYVEKPWNIEDLTKDIRSLIEKFRQNLENQHLVNELNRRIKELEEENRKLQQTGE
- a CDS encoding HEAT repeat domain-containing protein — encoded protein: MSLTEELRNSKKKTENCSKQVNKQLQHSRFSKNKKGFISLGSMYAVFLVFCFITFSEISSKEAPPKPKYTEEQIRKKKEVLHKILKYGTTKERASALRELEDFPKEEAGELYDQVGVILSKDPDWSMKIYALRISGILKLTQFEDKIIALLKHDQQDVQKEAVYVVKKLKFDSGIPVLTELLKGQDFTKNSNFLIALIETLGEFPQASDAFSVLEARFQEKFNDPEVRAQIALYFGKIKKSSIESVLIATVKDEKEPITLRAYSVNALGKIKSEAAIIPLRELLEKIRALKSKNDIQDYQALKIHTITALVSLGDKEIIEELYSFARDDDAMVRLRAIKHLAETEDPAVIEILEYKAQRDPSEKVKRAAQTALDQLRKKLDPNFVPSSSETKPAKDTSTRKVSGSGSSTRRSRPSSEGGEGSNPVPLSGEGSGSSSGGGSSGSGGSSGGGKPSGGESEDLEND
- a CDS encoding LIC_11959 family protein; translation: MKRFLLLSAILCLVPASDGRRLVAEPAGNTYRGTITLQEPRAVDIKETLTDSSPNYPETIKLYYQGLKENYVVFYDWNGHTFYYKYRDNKFDRRLKKYVSRLAAGAPYEVTGEYQGVFIFENKTIRKFKKKGEDTLADKKEKQSIPVFQLVKYRELILEEIIF